From a region of the Pseudomonas fulva 12-X genome:
- a CDS encoding phage portal protein, with translation MGYRIRAKPARLQVVNSYEGAGQGRRAQSWDAPDAALNTIAIPALPTLRKRSKAAVRNNPWAASGIGKRVSSLIGTGITPRAQIKDEALRSAINQLWSDWTDESDADNLTDFYGQQALIARMVEESGECFVRLRYRRPEDGLAVPLQLQILPPEFVPLDRNFVTRRGNVVRAGIEFDQVGRRVAYWMWKNHPGDARALGTSYNTLNRIPASEVLHIFEPLEGGQLRGIPRLAPVLLRLKSLDNYDDAVLFRQELANLFAGFITKPRPDGPPAIDTLTGQPVQADSDGTPMVAMEPGTMQELLEGEEVVFSEPPGAGDTYVDFMKQQLMAAAAGIELPYELLTGDMADISDRVLRVLLNEFRRRIEQLQFSVYVFQLCRPVRAAWLDTAWLSGAIQLPDYQAKRRAYLRTRWVPQGWAYMHPVQDVQGKLLEIKGGMASRSEHALRSGYDAEVIDQENADDNARAEKLGLNYTTDTADLAGQKEETQ, from the coding sequence ATGGGCTATCGAATTCGTGCCAAGCCAGCGCGGCTTCAGGTGGTGAACAGCTATGAGGGCGCCGGCCAAGGCCGTCGCGCGCAGAGCTGGGATGCCCCCGACGCTGCGCTGAACACCATTGCCATTCCGGCACTACCAACACTGCGCAAGCGCTCCAAGGCTGCGGTGCGCAATAACCCATGGGCCGCTAGCGGCATCGGGAAGCGCGTCAGCAGCCTGATCGGTACCGGCATCACACCGCGTGCCCAGATCAAGGATGAAGCGCTGCGCAGTGCCATCAACCAGCTTTGGAGTGACTGGACCGACGAATCCGACGCCGACAACCTCACCGACTTCTATGGCCAGCAGGCGCTAATAGCCCGCATGGTCGAAGAGTCCGGCGAGTGCTTCGTGCGGTTGCGGTATCGGCGGCCGGAGGATGGCCTGGCGGTACCACTGCAACTGCAGATCCTGCCGCCAGAGTTCGTGCCGCTCGATCGTAACTTCGTCACCCGCCGCGGCAACGTCGTGCGCGCTGGTATCGAGTTCGACCAGGTTGGGCGTCGCGTGGCGTACTGGATGTGGAAGAACCACCCCGGCGATGCCCGGGCGCTGGGAACCAGCTACAACACGCTTAACCGCATACCGGCCAGCGAGGTGCTGCACATCTTCGAGCCGCTGGAAGGTGGCCAGCTGCGCGGTATCCCGCGCCTCGCGCCAGTGCTGCTGCGGCTCAAGTCGCTGGATAACTATGACGACGCGGTGCTGTTCCGGCAGGAGCTGGCCAACCTCTTTGCCGGGTTCATCACCAAGCCCCGGCCGGACGGCCCTCCTGCCATTGATACGCTGACCGGGCAGCCGGTTCAGGCTGACTCCGATGGCACGCCGATGGTGGCCATGGAACCGGGCACCATGCAGGAACTGCTCGAAGGCGAGGAGGTTGTGTTCTCCGAACCGCCAGGCGCTGGCGACACCTACGTCGATTTCATGAAGCAACAGCTCATGGCTGCGGCGGCAGGCATCGAGCTGCCCTACGAGCTGCTCACCGGCGACATGGCCGACATCAGCGATCGCGTGCTGCGCGTGCTGCTCAACGAGTTCAGGCGCCGCATCGAGCAGCTGCAGTTCAGCGTTTACGTGTTCCAGCTCTGCCGCCCGGTTCGCGCCGCGTGGCTCGACACGGCCTGGCTTTCGGGAGCAATCCAGCTGCCCGACTACCAGGCAAAGCGCCGTGCCTATCTGCGCACGCGCTGGGTGCCGCAGGGCTGGGCCTACATGCACCCCGTGCAGGACGTGCAGGGCAAGCTGCTGGAAATCAAAGGCGGGATGGCCAGCCGCAGCGAGCACGCGCTGCGCAGCGGCTACGACGCCGAAGTCATCGACCAAGAAAACGCCGACGACAACGCTCGGGCCGAGAAGCTTGGGCTCAACTACACCACCGACACGGCCGACCTGGCTGGCCAGAAAGAGGAAACTCAATGA
- a CDS encoding head maturation protease, ClpP-related gives MKMTNRLALAVMLGGLGIDAFAQPRMLNLEGAPDLHAEHWYSIRAAGEEGAKPIEVYIYGEIGFWGVTSGDFIRDLKEIDDGVSEVHVHFDTIGGDLFDGIAIHNALRALGERCTGVIDGACFSAGSVAVCGAHQVRMADNAMLMIHNPWTYMAGDSNELRQMADMMDKASEGIVASYQHRALNIDDAELRRMINDTTWLTASEAKTHGFVDEVFGEVSPLVNNAALGKILNRYRNVPEAALRLVGEVEPAAPEPEPAPAPEPDPVPATPEAAELAAKLATDCAQAGLSNCVSYLIKASALASADAVQSHFNRAKDVRAACLVANLPDDAQGLIEAGLNGDQARAKLFDKLAASSSKVEISNLPPVDDGPQAGAHQPPAPSEVYARRRKQASKGGNNA, from the coding sequence ATGAAGATGACCAACCGCCTGGCGCTGGCGGTAATGCTGGGCGGCCTGGGCATCGACGCCTTCGCCCAGCCGCGCATGCTGAACCTCGAAGGCGCGCCCGACCTACACGCCGAGCACTGGTACAGCATCCGGGCAGCTGGCGAGGAGGGCGCCAAGCCCATCGAGGTCTACATCTACGGCGAGATTGGGTTCTGGGGTGTCACCTCCGGTGACTTTATCCGTGACCTGAAAGAGATCGACGATGGCGTGTCGGAGGTGCATGTGCACTTCGACACCATCGGTGGTGACCTCTTCGACGGCATTGCCATCCACAACGCGCTGCGCGCGCTGGGCGAGCGCTGCACCGGGGTAATTGATGGCGCGTGCTTCAGTGCTGGCAGCGTGGCAGTGTGCGGCGCCCACCAGGTGCGCATGGCTGACAACGCCATGCTCATGATTCACAACCCCTGGACGTACATGGCCGGGGACAGCAACGAGCTGCGCCAGATGGCCGACATGATGGACAAGGCCTCGGAAGGCATCGTCGCCAGCTACCAGCATCGAGCGCTGAACATCGACGACGCCGAGCTGCGGCGCATGATCAACGACACCACCTGGCTCACGGCAAGCGAGGCCAAGACCCACGGTTTCGTCGACGAGGTGTTCGGCGAGGTCTCGCCTCTGGTGAACAACGCAGCCCTGGGCAAGATCCTCAACCGTTACCGCAATGTGCCCGAGGCGGCGCTGCGACTGGTGGGAGAGGTCGAGCCAGCAGCGCCCGAGCCAGAACCTGCTCCAGCCCCGGAGCCGGATCCAGTACCGGCTACCCCGGAAGCCGCAGAACTGGCGGCAAAGCTGGCAACCGACTGTGCCCAGGCCGGCTTGAGCAACTGCGTCAGCTACCTGATCAAGGCCAGTGCCTTGGCCAGCGCCGATGCTGTGCAGTCGCACTTCAATCGAGCCAAAGACGTCCGCGCCGCCTGCCTGGTAGCCAACCTGCCGGATGATGCCCAGGGCTTGATCGAGGCTGGGCTCAACGGCGATCAGGCCCGCGCCAAGTTGTTCGACAAGCTGGCCGCGAGCAGCAGCAAAGTGGAGATCAGCAATCTACCCCCGGTGGATGACGGCCCCCAGGCCGGCGCACACCAGCCCCCTGCGCCGAGCGAGGTCTACGCCCGGCGTCGCAAACAAGCCTCGAAAGGAGGAAACAACGCATGA